Proteins encoded together in one Calditrichota bacterium window:
- a CDS encoding NADH-quinone oxidoreductase subunit D, with translation MPLEPEPAEPVAQQPAQHVELMNRLRTAGASEVNSLDYPKTGMDVDALVTPQSLGAVASALKQEHFALDSLVGIDRNPGFEVLYLFKPFTDGPRVRLRAKAEAEKPELPTLSKVYAGADWYEREIHDMFGVKFTDHPHLRPLLLPHFTNFYPLRKEFHGAPIVIPDDTVEIPEIDVQEAMKVGQSEGRRRDFFLNMGPQHPSTHGVLRILLHVEGEKVLGGRCHLGYSHRGSEKLAEKKQYVQILPYTDRMDYLAPLNYNLGYAKLLERAAGIESTPRAEVLRLIMAELGRVASHLVWLGTYLLDLGAITPFLYCFEDRERILTIFERATGQRMTTSYIVYGGVRNDVYSEFSSEIANLIKDLRKRMPEYDDLVMSNEIFLQRTDGVGTISREQAIEFGVSGPVLRGSGVDYDARRDEPYCDLYQEFEWKVATDPSGDCLGRSRVRMAELVQSFNLIEQGLAKLEDGPVRSKVPRIFKVPEGEYFSATEGPRGMLGWYLVGDGSANPYRLKVRVPSFANLQVVEELIKGMRVADVVSILGSLDVVIPEIDR, from the coding sequence ATGCCGCTCGAGCCTGAACCTGCCGAACCCGTCGCGCAACAACCGGCGCAGCATGTCGAACTAATGAATCGATTGCGCACCGCCGGAGCTTCCGAAGTAAATAGTCTGGACTACCCGAAAACGGGAATGGATGTGGATGCACTCGTAACGCCGCAAAGTCTCGGCGCGGTCGCGAGTGCCCTAAAGCAAGAGCACTTCGCTCTGGATTCGTTGGTCGGAATCGACCGCAATCCGGGGTTTGAAGTGCTTTATCTGTTTAAGCCGTTTACGGACGGTCCGCGAGTCAGACTGCGCGCGAAAGCGGAAGCCGAGAAACCGGAATTGCCGACCCTGTCAAAAGTTTATGCGGGCGCAGACTGGTACGAACGTGAAATACACGACATGTTCGGCGTGAAATTCACGGATCATCCGCACCTCCGTCCGCTCCTGCTTCCGCACTTCACGAATTTCTACCCGCTGCGCAAGGAATTCCACGGCGCGCCGATTGTCATACCGGATGATACGGTTGAAATTCCGGAAATCGACGTTCAGGAAGCGATGAAGGTTGGCCAATCCGAAGGACGCCGCCGCGATTTCTTTTTGAATATGGGACCGCAGCATCCGTCCACGCACGGTGTGCTGCGCATTCTCTTGCATGTCGAAGGCGAAAAAGTACTGGGCGGCCGCTGCCATTTAGGTTACAGTCACCGGGGATCTGAGAAGCTCGCGGAGAAGAAACAATACGTCCAGATTCTTCCTTACACGGACAGAATGGACTACCTCGCGCCGCTCAATTACAATTTGGGTTATGCCAAACTGCTTGAGCGCGCCGCGGGCATTGAATCCACTCCGCGCGCGGAAGTCTTGCGGCTGATCATGGCCGAGCTGGGCCGCGTTGCCAGCCATCTCGTATGGTTGGGAACTTACTTGCTTGACTTGGGCGCGATCACTCCGTTTCTCTATTGCTTTGAGGACCGCGAACGGATTCTGACCATTTTCGAACGCGCTACCGGGCAGCGGATGACGACGTCTTATATTGTCTATGGCGGCGTGCGCAATGATGTTTACAGCGAATTTTCGTCGGAGATTGCAAATCTGATTAAGGACCTGCGCAAGCGCATGCCGGAATACGACGATCTTGTGATGTCAAACGAAATCTTTCTGCAGCGGACGGACGGCGTGGGAACAATTTCACGTGAACAGGCGATTGAGTTTGGAGTCAGCGGTCCCGTGCTTCGCGGAAGCGGAGTGGACTACGATGCGCGCCGCGACGAACCCTACTGCGACCTCTATCAAGAGTTCGAATGGAAAGTCGCTACCGATCCGAGCGGAGATTGCTTGGGCAGATCGCGCGTGCGTATGGCTGAACTCGTGCAGAGCTTTAATCTGATTGAACAAGGTTTGGCGAAGCTCGAAGACGGTCCTGTTCGTTCGAAGGTTCCGCGCATTTTCAAAGTTCCCGAAGGAGAATATTTCTCAGCGACGGAAGGCCCGCGCGGCATGCTGGGTTGGTATTTGGTAGGAGACGGGTCGGCGAATCCTTATCGCTTGAAGGTTCGCGTGCCGTCATTCGCAAATTTGCAGGTTGTCGAAGAACTGATCAAAGGGATGCGCGTCGCGGACGTCGTGTCCATTCTCGGCAGTCTGGATGTAGTCATTCCGGAGATTGACCGGTGA
- a CDS encoding NADH-quinone oxidoreductase subunit I has translation MAKRGFWTGFGSLLTGLGVTFKSMFRKKVTIKYPHEPVPVSPIYRGPVHLIAEDIGSEHKCIGCLACQRICPTHAIPVLTVAKNEQNKNYPVEFVIDDALCCFCGLCVEACPTAALEHTQIGDMASPVQALLRREILQDGNVTSENFPTRKGKKESKRD, from the coding sequence ATGGCTAAACGTGGTTTCTGGACCGGTTTCGGCAGCCTCTTGACGGGCCTTGGCGTCACGTTCAAGAGCATGTTCCGCAAAAAAGTGACGATCAAGTATCCGCACGAGCCCGTGCCGGTTTCGCCGATCTACCGCGGTCCGGTGCACTTGATCGCGGAAGACATCGGCTCCGAACATAAGTGCATTGGTTGTCTCGCGTGCCAGCGGATTTGCCCGACGCATGCAATTCCAGTGTTGACCGTTGCAAAGAACGAGCAGAACAAGAATTATCCGGTTGAATTTGTGATCGACGACGCGCTTTGCTGTTTCTGCGGTTTGTGCGTCGAAGCGTGTCCGACCGCCGCGCTTGAGCATACGCAAATCGGAGACATGGCGTCGCCGGTTCAAGCACTGCTCCGCCGGGAAATTTTGCAGGACGGCAACGTCACCAGCGAGAACTTCCCGACGCGCAAAGGCAAGAAGGAGTCCAAACGTGACTGA
- the gltA gene encoding NADPH-dependent glutamate synthase, translated as MPEQKRNLKVHPPRVPMPERDPEERVKGFQEVPLGYTEEQAIAEASRCLDCKNPKCVTGCPVNINIPKFLRELRDGRIQDAADTLRATNSLPAVCGRVCPQEEQCESLCIEGIKHDPVAVGNLEKFVADWERMHKKVTTQTVVEPTGRKVAIAGAGPAGLTVAGDLAKLGHDVTIFEALHRPAGVLAYGIPEFRLPREIVKSEIEYIERLGVKFIYNVIIGVTITLNELFEEGYDTVFIGTGAGLPKMLNVPGENLVGVFSSNEFLTRINLLGADRFPDFDTPVLHAKHTVVVGGGNTAMDSARVAKRLNQAKVSLVYRRSEEELPARKEEVHHAKAEGIEMNLLCNPVEVLGDKEGRVTGIRCIRMQLGEPDASGRRKPVEIPGSEFEMECDAVIVAVGNSPNPIITKSTPDLEATKWGTIKVDEATNATSKPGVYAGGDIVSGAATVILAMGAGRKAAAAMHEYMMNLPPKKAQAS; from the coding sequence ATGCCAGAACAGAAGCGTAATCTGAAGGTGCATCCTCCGCGCGTCCCTATGCCGGAACGCGATCCGGAGGAGCGCGTCAAGGGATTTCAAGAAGTCCCGCTGGGCTACACGGAAGAGCAGGCAATCGCGGAAGCCAGCCGCTGTCTCGATTGCAAGAATCCCAAGTGCGTCACGGGTTGTCCGGTCAATATTAATATTCCCAAGTTTCTGCGCGAACTGCGCGACGGCCGCATTCAAGATGCCGCCGATACGCTGCGTGCCACGAATTCGCTGCCAGCTGTCTGCGGACGAGTTTGCCCTCAGGAAGAGCAGTGCGAGTCGCTTTGCATTGAAGGTATCAAGCATGATCCGGTCGCTGTAGGCAATCTTGAGAAATTCGTCGCCGATTGGGAGCGGATGCACAAGAAGGTGACGACGCAGACGGTCGTTGAGCCGACAGGACGTAAGGTGGCAATCGCCGGCGCAGGACCTGCGGGTCTTACAGTCGCGGGTGACTTGGCAAAGTTGGGTCATGACGTGACGATCTTCGAAGCGCTGCACCGTCCGGCCGGTGTGCTGGCCTACGGAATCCCCGAATTCCGTCTGCCGCGCGAAATCGTGAAGTCCGAGATTGAATATATCGAACGCCTCGGTGTGAAGTTCATCTACAATGTGATCATCGGTGTGACGATTACGTTAAATGAACTTTTTGAAGAAGGCTACGACACCGTCTTTATCGGAACGGGTGCGGGACTTCCCAAAATGTTGAATGTCCCCGGCGAAAATCTCGTTGGCGTATTCAGTTCAAATGAGTTCTTGACGCGGATCAACTTGTTGGGCGCTGACCGGTTCCCGGATTTTGACACACCGGTCTTGCATGCCAAGCACACGGTCGTCGTCGGCGGTGGCAACACCGCGATGGACTCGGCGCGTGTGGCCAAGAGATTGAACCAAGCCAAGGTTTCGTTGGTCTACCGCCGTTCTGAAGAAGAACTTCCGGCCCGCAAGGAAGAAGTACATCACGCCAAGGCCGAAGGTATCGAGATGAACCTGCTCTGCAATCCGGTTGAAGTCTTGGGCGACAAAGAAGGCCGCGTAACGGGCATTCGCTGTATTCGCATGCAGCTTGGCGAACCGGATGCATCGGGACGCAGAAAACCCGTCGAAATTCCGGGCAGTGAGTTTGAGATGGAATGCGACGCCGTGATCGTGGCGGTCGGCAACTCTCCGAATCCGATCATTACCAAATCGACTCCCGACCTTGAAGCCACCAAGTGGGGAACCATCAAAGTGGACGAAGCCACGAACGCGACGAGCAAGCCGGGCGTCTATGCCGGCGGCGACATCGTAAGCGGCGCGGCCACGGTCATTCTGGCCATGGGCGCGGGCCGTAAAGCCGCGGCGGCCATGCACGAATACATGATGAATCTTCCTCCTAAGAAAGCGCAAGCAAGTTAA
- the nuoB gene encoding NADH-quinone oxidoreductase subunit NuoB: MSEELKNVNEDGQEDIDESQIPPIVRFVPLQKALDLARANSLWPLTFGIACCAIEMMAASASRYDTDRFGAGVFRNSPRQADLMIVAGTVNLKMAPIIKRLYDQMPSPKWVIALGACAICGGPFDQDENYAVVQGVEKVVPVDVFVPGCPPRPEALIHAILELQERIKSGNTNAARA; this comes from the coding sequence ATGAGCGAAGAACTGAAAAACGTGAACGAAGACGGTCAAGAAGATATTGACGAGTCGCAAATTCCGCCGATAGTGCGGTTTGTGCCGCTGCAGAAGGCACTCGATCTGGCGCGTGCCAATTCTCTTTGGCCCCTCACCTTCGGTATCGCCTGCTGCGCGATTGAAATGATGGCTGCTTCGGCCAGTCGTTATGACACTGACCGATTCGGTGCGGGCGTCTTCCGTAATTCACCGCGACAGGCGGATTTGATGATTGTGGCGGGCACGGTGAATTTGAAAATGGCGCCGATTATTAAAAGACTATATGATCAAATGCCCTCTCCGAAGTGGGTGATTGCGCTGGGTGCATGCGCCATTTGCGGAGGACCGTTTGACCAAGACGAAAATTATGCAGTTGTGCAGGGCGTGGAGAAAGTCGTACCTGTTGACGTGTTCGTTCCGGGCTGTCCTCCTCGGCCGGAAGCGTTGATTCACGCAATCCTTGAACTGCAAGAACGTATTAAGTCAGGAAACACGAATGCCGCTCGAGCCTGA
- the nuoK gene encoding NADH-quinone oxidoreductase subunit NuoK encodes MPLSAYLVLSVILFLLGAFGMMERRNLVGLLISVELMLNAASINFMAFNHFLYPGTVTGQIMTLFVIGLAAAEATLFLAIVFAVYRHYRSINVENVDHLRG; translated from the coding sequence ATGCCCCTTTCCGCATATCTGGTACTTTCCGTAATTTTGTTTTTGCTCGGAGCGTTCGGAATGATGGAACGGCGAAACCTCGTCGGTCTGTTGATTTCGGTCGAGCTGATGTTGAATGCGGCGAGCATCAATTTCATGGCGTTCAACCACTTTCTCTATCCCGGGACAGTAACAGGCCAAATCATGACATTGTTCGTCATCGGCTTGGCCGCGGCGGAAGCCACACTGTTTCTGGCGATCGTTTTCGCGGTTTACCGCCATTACCGTTCGATCAATGTCGAAAATGTCGATCATTTGCGTGGGTGA
- a CDS encoding NADH-quinone oxidoreductase subunit A, which yields MQALYDIIPFSMGIGTLAFGAFLVLLPYLISPRSKGRFRSETYESGEPIIGEAWVQVRAHYYIYALVFMAFDVETAFIVPCVAILRSWDSWLPVIEVGVFLIILSLSLVYALKKKVLEWE from the coding sequence ATGCAAGCACTTTACGACATAATACCATTTTCGATGGGTATCGGCACCCTTGCGTTCGGCGCATTTTTGGTGCTGTTGCCCTATTTGATTTCGCCTCGCAGCAAAGGCCGCTTCCGCAGCGAAACATACGAGAGCGGCGAGCCGATTATCGGCGAAGCATGGGTACAGGTTCGGGCGCACTACTATATCTACGCGTTGGTCTTCATGGCGTTCGACGTGGAAACTGCTTTCATCGTCCCTTGTGTCGCGATATTGCGTTCATGGGATAGCTGGCTGCCGGTGATAGAAGTGGGCGTATTCCTGATCATTTTGAGCCTTTCTTTGGTGTACGCGCTGAAGAAGAAAGTACTGGAGTGGGAGTAG
- the nuoH gene encoding NADH-quinone oxidoreductase subunit NuoH — protein MSIFDILFRLLLAFGAVITFVTINALFLVWLERKVSAVIQNRMGPTEVGPFGLLQTLADALKLLGKEMITPKSVDQYVFLIAPIIAFLPAPLLVAAIPIAEGIGVTDLNVGALYLLAISNIALLGILMAGWSSNNKYSLLGAIRAVAQNISYEIPMLLAVLTVILMAGSLKLSDIVAAQDPIPFVLLQPIAFLIYFICSIAESNRTPFDLPEAESELVAGYHTEFTGMRFALFFLAEYTQVFVLSAIVTLFFLGGWNGPLLHGAVWFMLKTYVVIFVVMWLRWTYPRLRSDQLMNFNWRVLLPLAILNLLVSTVVYRGGW, from the coding sequence GTGAGCATATTTGACATTCTATTTCGTTTGCTCTTGGCATTCGGCGCGGTCATCACTTTCGTCACGATCAACGCACTCTTTTTGGTGTGGCTCGAGCGCAAAGTGTCGGCCGTGATTCAAAACCGAATGGGACCGACCGAAGTCGGGCCGTTCGGACTGTTGCAAACGCTTGCCGACGCGTTGAAGCTGCTCGGCAAGGAGATGATCACGCCTAAATCAGTTGACCAATATGTGTTCCTGATAGCGCCGATCATCGCGTTTCTTCCCGCGCCGCTGTTGGTTGCGGCAATTCCGATCGCGGAAGGTATCGGCGTAACCGATTTGAATGTCGGCGCGCTTTATCTGCTCGCGATCTCGAACATTGCGCTGCTGGGAATTTTGATGGCGGGTTGGTCGTCCAACAACAAGTACTCGCTGCTCGGCGCGATCCGTGCGGTGGCTCAGAATATCAGCTACGAGATTCCGATGCTGCTGGCCGTGCTGACCGTGATCTTGATGGCAGGTTCGCTGAAACTTTCCGACATCGTAGCCGCGCAGGATCCGATTCCGTTCGTGCTTCTGCAGCCGATTGCCTTCCTGATCTACTTCATATGCAGTATCGCGGAATCGAATCGTACTCCGTTTGACTTGCCTGAAGCGGAGTCAGAACTGGTCGCGGGCTATCACACTGAATTTACGGGTATGCGTTTCGCGCTGTTCTTCCTCGCAGAATATACCCAAGTCTTCGTTCTGTCCGCGATCGTGACGCTGTTTTTCTTGGGTGGATGGAACGGACCGTTGCTGCACGGCGCGGTTTGGTTCATGCTCAAAACTTACGTCGTCATTTTCGTGGTGATGTGGCTGCGTTGGACTTATCCGCGCCTTCGCTCTGATCAATTGATGAATTTCAACTGGCGCGTCTTGTTGCCGCTGGCGATCTTGAACCTGCTTGTTTCAACGGTCGTCTACAGGGGGGGATGGTAA
- a CDS encoding NADH-quinone oxidoreductase subunit J: MTEFLFIAGAALALMGGLIAVIARNLFHASLGLAMTLTGTAGLFIPLGGELISVVQILVYLGAVAVAIIFILMLSPPFYLKRPHRNPAKLAVAALIGVVFSIPLLRAVFSIGSRVSTTHVTPTVQEIGKTLLTEFVFPFEIISVLLTVAIIGAIVLARDLPEDDKPHTATSQGETK; encoded by the coding sequence GTGACTGAGTTTCTCTTTATTGCAGGCGCGGCGCTCGCGTTGATGGGCGGATTGATAGCCGTGATCGCGCGCAACCTTTTTCATGCGTCGCTCGGTTTGGCGATGACTTTGACCGGTACGGCGGGATTGTTCATACCGCTCGGCGGCGAGTTGATTTCCGTCGTCCAAATTCTGGTTTATCTTGGCGCAGTAGCTGTGGCGATCATTTTCATTTTGATGCTCTCTCCGCCGTTTTACCTCAAGCGTCCGCATCGTAATCCCGCCAAACTTGCCGTCGCCGCGTTGATCGGTGTCGTCTTCTCGATCCCCCTGCTGCGCGCCGTGTTTTCGATCGGGTCACGAGTTTCGACCACTCACGTGACACCGACGGTACAGGAAATCGGCAAGACACTTTTGACTGAATTCGTATTCCCATTTGAAATCATATCCGTGCTGCTGACCGTCGCAATCATCGGCGCTATCGTGCTTGCGCGCGATTTACCTGAAGACGACAAACCGCACACCGCAACTTCACAGGGGGAAACCAAGTAA
- a CDS encoding sulfide/dihydroorotate dehydrogenase-like FAD/NAD-binding protein produces MSYLIYSYRKLADKIHEYWVEAPRIAAKHFAGQFVILRLNEHGERIPLTVVETNKKNGQIRLIVQEAGKTTEDFAHLKAGDFILDVVGPLGQATHIQNWGNLVVIGGGVGSAPLLPIAKAAKAGGNKVHAILGARSKELLLLTDEFEAVCDETRICTDDGTFGTKGFVTNLLDSWGQEGVKFDFGIAVGPVQMMKAAEKTMSQWNIPGMASLNPIMVDGTGMCGACRVTVHGKTRFACVEGPEFDIHGVDFNELILRNRSYTHEEHEAVEHAHQCQLNEMIHHARTEA; encoded by the coding sequence ATGAGCTACTTAATTTACTCGTATCGCAAACTCGCGGACAAGATTCATGAATATTGGGTCGAAGCTCCGCGAATCGCCGCCAAACATTTTGCAGGACAGTTTGTGATTCTGCGTTTGAATGAGCACGGCGAGAGAATTCCGCTAACCGTCGTGGAAACGAACAAAAAGAACGGCCAAATCAGATTGATCGTTCAGGAAGCAGGAAAGACGACCGAAGACTTCGCGCATTTGAAGGCGGGAGACTTCATTTTGGACGTGGTCGGACCGCTCGGGCAAGCCACGCACATTCAGAACTGGGGCAACCTCGTAGTGATCGGCGGCGGAGTCGGTTCAGCTCCGTTGCTGCCGATTGCCAAAGCGGCGAAAGCCGGAGGCAACAAGGTCCACGCGATCTTAGGTGCGCGCTCGAAGGAACTGTTGCTTTTGACAGACGAATTTGAAGCGGTCTGCGACGAAACCCGGATCTGCACTGATGACGGCACGTTCGGCACGAAGGGATTTGTCACGAATTTATTGGACTCATGGGGCCAAGAGGGAGTCAAGTTCGATTTCGGCATCGCCGTCGGTCCGGTACAGATGATGAAAGCGGCCGAAAAGACTATGAGCCAATGGAATATTCCGGGAATGGCATCGCTGAATCCGATTATGGTTGACGGCACAGGTATGTGCGGAGCTTGCCGCGTCACGGTACACGGCAAAACCCGCTTTGCCTGCGTCGAAGGCCCGGAATTTGATATTCACGGCGTCGATTTTAATGAGCTTATTTTGCGCAATCGTTCGTACACACATGAAGAGCACGAAGCTGTCGAGCATGCTCATCAGTGTCAACTTAATGAGATGATTCACCATGCCAGAACAGAAGCGTAA
- a CDS encoding 2-oxoacid:acceptor oxidoreductase family protein: protein MRSEIRFAGVGGQGNILAGEWVALAAHNMGLNALQSPTYTAQVRGGPTSVDVLIDKDPIGYPRLTSIDFFLCLAQGAWNLFSKQLKDDAAVVIDPNLVTNVGKGPQMVYSIPIIQVTKQTVEKPVYTSAVSLGIFCKLHSIIPVDEMIKTIEQNAPTGTVEKNLLAFRTGYDIIDKVEPVPRDKIAAVTA from the coding sequence TTGAGGTCTGAAATTAGATTCGCCGGAGTCGGCGGCCAAGGAAATATTCTCGCGGGAGAATGGGTCGCGCTTGCGGCGCACAACATGGGATTGAACGCGCTCCAGAGTCCGACGTACACAGCTCAGGTCCGCGGCGGCCCGACCAGTGTGGACGTGTTGATTGACAAAGATCCGATCGGCTATCCGCGTTTGACGAGCATCGACTTCTTTCTCTGCTTGGCACAAGGCGCGTGGAACCTCTTTTCGAAGCAGTTGAAGGACGATGCCGCAGTGGTCATTGATCCCAACTTGGTGACCAATGTCGGCAAGGGACCGCAAATGGTCTATTCAATTCCGATCATTCAGGTCACGAAGCAGACGGTTGAAAAGCCGGTCTATACGAGCGCCGTTTCGCTCGGAATCTTCTGCAAACTTCATTCGATCATCCCCGTGGATGAAATGATCAAGACAATAGAACAGAATGCTCCGACGGGAACCGTTGAGAAGAATCTTCTCGCATTCCGTACGGGCTATGACATCATTGACAAAGTGGAACCTGTGCCGCGCGACAAAATCGCAGCGGTGACCGCATAG